One Owenweeksia hongkongensis DSM 17368 genomic region harbors:
- the porG gene encoding type IX secretion system protein PorG, with translation MNSKGFILKILAVFFSLSLKAQYSEVGVFGGGTNFIGDVGDYGFHLPKDFSAGIFYRYNFNRHWAIRVQGTYGRIRNADSLSDFADRLNRNLSFESEIWEGYAALEFNFLEFEPGTKRNHTPYVMGGFGMFSFNPITEYQGEMYELRELGTEGQNSRATNKGFYAEASSFFIFGMGYKWAIGDFTSIGFEATFRSTNTDYLDDVSGKYADPDAIELAHGEVAAALSDRSLSQNNTENNYRGNPDTDDWYIFTGITIQFKFGELYEKCTNFIR, from the coding sequence ATGAATAGTAAAGGTTTCATTCTCAAAATATTAGCTGTTTTTTTCAGTCTATCATTAAAAGCCCAATACTCTGAAGTTGGTGTTTTTGGTGGTGGTACTAATTTTATTGGCGATGTAGGCGATTATGGCTTTCATCTTCCAAAGGATTTTTCAGCAGGTATATTTTACAGATATAATTTTAATAGACACTGGGCCATCCGTGTACAGGGTACTTATGGACGTATCCGTAATGCTGATAGCTTGAGTGATTTTGCTGATCGTTTAAACCGAAACCTAAGTTTTGAGTCAGAGATTTGGGAAGGTTATGCAGCCCTGGAATTTAACTTTTTAGAATTTGAGCCTGGTACTAAGCGCAATCATACACCGTACGTGATGGGAGGTTTTGGAATGTTTTCATTTAATCCAATTACGGAGTATCAGGGCGAAATGTATGAGTTGCGCGAGTTGGGTACCGAAGGACAAAATTCACGTGCCACTAATAAAGGATTTTATGCTGAGGCTTCTAGTTTTTTCATTTTTGGGATGGGGTATAAATGGGCCATTGGCGATTTTACCAGCATAGGTTTTGAAGCCACATTTAGAAGTACCAATACGGATTATTTGGATGATGTGAGTGGTAAGTATGCTGACCCGGATGCAATAGAATTAGCTCATGGAGAAGTGGCTGCTGCACTTAGTGATAGAAGCCTAAGTCAGAATAATACGGAAAATAATTACAGAGGGAATCCTGATACTGATGACTGGTATATTTTTACAGGAATCACAATACAGTTTAAGTTTGGCGAATTGTATGAAAAATGCACAAACTTTATTAGGTAG
- a CDS encoding isoprenyl transferase: MSLKDQLIKDKLPQHVAIIMDGNGRWAKKKGFLRAIGHENGVSALRNATTTCAGLGIPYLTVYAFSSENWNRPKKEVNTLMSLLVSSLKKELKTLEKNNIRLKAIGNLQTLPDKCQRELKEVMDKTAGHKHMTLTLALSYGSKEEILTATKNIAQRVKDGEIGVDEIDAEMIDANLYTADMPDPDLLIRTSGENRISNFLLWQIAYSELFFSDKLWPDFGEEDFYGALLNYQNRERRFGKISEQINS; encoded by the coding sequence ATGAGCTTAAAGGACCAATTGATAAAAGATAAGTTGCCGCAGCATGTGGCAATAATTATGGACGGCAATGGCCGCTGGGCCAAGAAGAAAGGTTTTCTGAGGGCCATAGGTCATGAGAATGGAGTTTCTGCTCTGCGCAATGCCACTACTACCTGTGCTGGTTTGGGTATCCCATACCTTACTGTTTATGCTTTTTCAAGCGAAAATTGGAACCGCCCGAAAAAAGAAGTAAACACCTTGATGAGTCTTTTGGTGTCAAGTCTTAAAAAGGAACTAAAGACTTTGGAAAAGAATAACATCAGACTAAAGGCAATTGGCAACTTACAAACATTACCGGATAAGTGTCAGAGAGAGCTTAAAGAGGTGATGGATAAAACAGCCGGCCACAAGCACATGACCCTTACTTTGGCTTTGAGCTATGGTTCAAAGGAAGAAATATTGACAGCCACCAAAAATATTGCCCAACGGGTAAAGGATGGTGAAATTGGTGTGGATGAAATTGATGCGGAGATGATTGATGCCAATCTTTATACGGCTGATATGCCCGACCCGGACTTGCTTATTCGCACCAGTGGGGAGAATAGAATTAGCAATTTTTTGCTTTGGCAAATTGCTTATTCTGAGCTCTTTTTTAGTGACAAACTTTGGCCCGACTTCGGTGAAGAAGATTTTTACGGTGCCCTATTGAACTACCAAAACCGCGAAAGACGATTTGGTAAAATCAGTGAACAAATAAACTCCTGA
- the bamA gene encoding outer membrane protein assembly factor BamA, with amino-acid sequence MRRILLGLFLTLSLFEPIYAQISTDKKLNELSISSPKEYEIGGITITGSENLDNQIITLISGLQVGDKITLPGEETTKAIKNLWRQKLFDDVGIYVTEIKGSLIFLEIRLTELPKLSKYGIRGIKKSKQNSLREELDLSAGAIVTENLIISTQNTAREYFVEKGYLNATATVTKKPDTTRGNSVIIEISIDKGEKVKIQDINITGNEKLTDKQVRKAMDETKRKRIWNIFKSSKLKKEDYETDLKLIVEKYNSEGYRDARIVSDSIYQINEKRIAIDIEIEEGQKYYFRNITWLGNTKYSTETLAEVLKISKGDVYDATYLQERLFADPTGGDVSSLYLDNGYLFFDLNPVEVMVENDSIDIEMRIREGRQATVRSVTVVGNDRTNDKVIMRELRTKPGELFRRSDIQRSMRELQQLGFFEPTELNVNPQPDAATGTVDIEYSVVERSTSQLQLEGGWGGGSIVGTLGLSFNNFSAANLFNKKAWQPLPSGDGQTINLRATTNGTYYQAYSASFTEPWLGGKKPTSLTVSMYYNIQSNYQSKQSDDYGDLRVTGFTVGLGKRLKWPDDYFTLYQGIDLQRYNLNNYGGQLLGLSFSDGFINNINYRVTLGRNSTDYPIYPRKGSLFNITGEFTLPYSLWNDKDYDNISDQEKFKFLEYYKIKVNSSWFTEIFNKTVIKMAGEFGYLSFYNQDVGLPPFERFYVGGDGLQNFSLDGREVVGLRGYPNFSVVPTDVQPTEAGSVYTKFTLELRYLITENPNAQIFTLGFIEGGNDYARFDNYEPFKLKRSAGFGLRIFMPMFGLLGVDFGYGFDNIPNQGFEPSGWNTHFIIGQQF; translated from the coding sequence ATGCGTAGAATCCTACTAGGTCTGTTTTTGACCTTAAGTCTATTTGAGCCGATATATGCCCAAATTAGTACCGACAAAAAACTCAATGAACTTTCCATATCTAGTCCAAAGGAATACGAGATTGGTGGTATTACCATTACTGGTTCTGAGAATTTGGACAATCAGATTATTACACTAATTAGTGGACTTCAGGTTGGAGATAAAATCACCCTTCCGGGGGAAGAAACCACCAAGGCTATCAAAAACCTTTGGCGTCAAAAGCTTTTTGATGATGTAGGTATTTACGTTACTGAAATTAAGGGGTCTTTAATATTTCTTGAGATAAGACTTACCGAGCTTCCAAAGCTTAGTAAATATGGAATTAGAGGTATTAAAAAATCAAAGCAAAACTCGCTTCGTGAAGAGCTGGACCTTAGTGCTGGTGCTATTGTGACGGAAAACCTTATCATAAGCACTCAAAATACAGCTAGAGAGTATTTTGTAGAAAAAGGGTACTTAAATGCTACAGCTACTGTTACCAAGAAACCTGATACTACTCGCGGAAACTCTGTTATCATAGAAATATCTATTGATAAAGGGGAGAAGGTGAAAATCCAGGACATCAACATTACGGGTAACGAAAAGTTGACAGACAAGCAGGTGCGTAAAGCTATGGATGAAACCAAGCGTAAGCGCATTTGGAACATCTTTAAAAGCTCAAAGCTTAAAAAGGAAGATTATGAGACCGACCTTAAGCTGATTGTCGAAAAGTACAATAGTGAAGGTTACCGAGATGCGAGGATAGTAAGTGACTCCATTTATCAAATCAATGAAAAGCGAATCGCAATAGATATTGAAATTGAGGAAGGACAGAAATATTATTTTAGAAACATTACTTGGCTGGGAAATACAAAGTACAGCACAGAAACTCTTGCTGAGGTTTTGAAAATAAGCAAAGGTGATGTGTATGATGCTACCTACTTACAAGAGCGACTTTTTGCCGATCCTACAGGTGGTGATGTAAGCTCCTTATATCTGGATAATGGATATCTGTTTTTTGACCTAAACCCTGTGGAGGTAATGGTAGAAAACGATTCTATTGATATAGAAATGAGAATCCGTGAAGGAAGACAAGCTACTGTGAGAAGCGTGACTGTGGTAGGAAATGATAGAACCAATGACAAGGTTATCATGCGAGAGCTAAGAACCAAGCCAGGTGAGCTTTTCCGTAGGTCAGATATTCAGCGTAGTATGCGAGAATTGCAACAGCTTGGATTTTTTGAGCCAACAGAGCTAAATGTAAACCCACAACCAGATGCTGCCACAGGTACAGTGGACATTGAATACTCTGTAGTAGAGCGATCAACTAGCCAATTGCAGCTCGAAGGAGGCTGGGGTGGAGGAAGTATAGTTGGTACTTTGGGCTTAAGCTTCAACAATTTCTCGGCAGCAAATCTTTTTAATAAAAAGGCATGGCAGCCATTACCTTCTGGGGATGGACAAACCATCAACTTGCGAGCTACCACAAACGGTACCTACTACCAGGCATATTCAGCTTCATTTACTGAGCCTTGGTTAGGGGGTAAAAAACCTACATCGCTTACCGTTTCTATGTATTACAATATCCAAAGTAATTATCAGTCTAAGCAAAGTGATGACTATGGTGATTTGAGGGTAACTGGATTTACAGTAGGATTGGGTAAACGACTTAAGTGGCCGGATGATTATTTCACACTTTATCAGGGAATAGATTTACAGCGCTATAACCTTAATAATTATGGAGGTCAATTGCTAGGCTTGAGTTTTTCGGATGGGTTTATTAACAACATAAACTATAGAGTGACCTTGGGAAGAAACAGTACGGATTACCCGATTTACCCAAGAAAAGGTTCATTGTTTAATATTACCGGAGAATTTACACTTCCATATTCTTTATGGAATGATAAAGATTACGATAACATATCGGATCAGGAGAAATTTAAGTTTTTGGAGTATTATAAAATTAAGGTGAACAGCAGCTGGTTTACAGAGATATTTAACAAAACCGTAATCAAGATGGCTGGTGAATTTGGTTACTTGAGTTTTTATAATCAGGATGTTGGTTTACCACCTTTTGAGCGATTTTATGTGGGAGGTGATGGTCTTCAAAACTTTAGTTTGGATGGACGTGAAGTTGTTGGTCTGAGAGGTTATCCAAACTTCTCCGTTGTTCCAACAGATGTGCAGCCTACTGAAGCAGGTTCAGTATATACCAAGTTTACTTTGGAACTGAGATATTTGATTACTGAAAACCCGAATGCGCAGATTTTTACACTCGGATTTATTGAGGGAGGAAATGACTATGCAAGATTTGATAACTACGAACCGTTTAAACTAAAACGATCGGCTGGTTTTGGATTGAGAATATTTATGCCAATGTTTGGTTTGCTTGGTGTTGATTTCGGATATGGATTTGATAATATTCCAAATCAAGGCTTCGAGCCAAGTGGCTGGAACACTCACTTCATTATTGGTCAGCAATTTTAA
- a CDS encoding OmpH family outer membrane protein → MNKTLFLIVGLVFGLQVSAQRFGIVDSEMILNKIPEYGQAQQQLNQLSTNWQGEVEALYSELDALKQAYNAEKVLLTEEMQKEKLKEIADKEKEAKELQRKYFGPEGDVFKKRQELIRPIQDQIYSAVQDVARRRKLDVVFDKSSALITLYNNGKSDISDEVLEKMGYN, encoded by the coding sequence ATGAATAAGACTCTGTTTCTGATAGTTGGACTGGTTTTTGGATTGCAGGTTTCTGCTCAGCGTTTCGGTATTGTTGATAGCGAAATGATCCTTAATAAAATACCAGAATACGGACAGGCTCAGCAGCAGCTCAATCAGCTTTCTACAAATTGGCAAGGAGAGGTTGAAGCTTTGTATTCAGAGCTTGATGCTTTGAAACAGGCTTACAATGCAGAGAAAGTTCTTCTTACCGAAGAAATGCAAAAGGAAAAACTGAAGGAGATTGCTGATAAGGAAAAAGAAGCAAAAGAGTTGCAGCGTAAATACTTTGGTCCGGAAGGGGATGTGTTTAAAAAGCGACAAGAGTTAATAAGACCAATACAAGACCAGATTTATAGTGCGGTGCAAGATGTGGCGCGCAGGAGAAAGCTGGATGTGGTTTTTGATAAAAGTAGTGCCTTGATAACTTTGTACAACAACGGAAAATCCGACATTAGTGACGAGGTGCTCGAGAAAATGGGATATAATTAA
- a CDS encoding OmpH family outer membrane protein, producing the protein MKKQLTVLALAFGMLVSFGAAAQQKIGHINADELLQMMPETKAAQTQLEAYGRQLEKDLKDMETELQAKIAKYREDDKMMTNLSRETRTKEIQELQGRIQEYSMAAQEDLQNKQVELLTPIIERATTAVQNVAKANKFTYILDSSESKAVVIFAEGGEDIMDKVKKELGITE; encoded by the coding sequence ATGAAAAAGCAACTTACCGTATTGGCTCTGGCCTTTGGAATGTTAGTGAGTTTTGGAGCAGCAGCTCAGCAAAAGATTGGACACATTAATGCTGATGAGCTATTGCAAATGATGCCAGAAACTAAGGCGGCTCAAACTCAATTGGAGGCTTACGGTCGCCAGTTAGAGAAAGATTTGAAGGATATGGAAACTGAGCTTCAAGCTAAGATTGCCAAGTATCGTGAAGATGATAAGATGATGACCAACCTAAGCCGCGAAACTCGTACCAAGGAGATTCAGGAACTTCAAGGTCGTATTCAAGAGTACAGCATGGCTGCTCAGGAAGATCTTCAAAACAAGCAAGTAGAATTGCTTACTCCGATTATTGAAAGAGCAACTACTGCTGTTCAAAATGTAGCTAAAGCAAATAAATTTACCTACATCCTTGACTCTTCTGAAAGCAAGGCTGTTGTGATTTTTGCTGAAGGTGGCGAAGACATTATGGACAAAGTAAAGAAGGAATTGGGCATTACTGAGTAA